The stretch of DNA CGATATTTGCGAAGCAACGGGTCTTAGCAAAGGAAGCATCTATCATCACTTCAAGAATAAAGAGGATCTTTTTGTCCATCTGGCCGAAGCCGCCTTCGCGGATTCCTGGAAAGACTGGGACAGCCGCTCCGCCCGGTTCTCTTCTGCGGTCGACAAGCTGTATGCTTACAGCGAGCTTTTTGCCGACAACGCGGATCTTTCGCTTACCAAAGCCGGCGAGGATTTTATCGCAACCATCGGGGCTGATTCCGCAGTGGTTCAGAAATTCGCCGCTATTATTACGGGCTATGTGCAGCGTTTCGAAGAGATTATCCGGGAAGGAATCGAGCGCGGAGAATTCAAGCAGCAGGAGTCCGGAGAAATGGCCTTTGCCGTACTGAGCTCTTATTCGGGATTGGCGAACAATACGCGCTTTCTGGATAAGGAAAATGTGAGACGGATGTACCGCAAAATGACGGACATGCTGCTTGACGGCATTCGAAAATAGGAGATGATTCATTATGGAAAACCAAATGTTCACAGGGCCGGATGAAGCGGGAGAGATTCTCTTCTCCGTTCTGATTCCCGCGCATAACGAAGAAAAGTATATCACGAAATGCCTGGACTCTATTGCTGCCGCCTCGGAGAACTCCGTTGGACGGGTTGAGGTCATCGTCATTCTGAACCGCTGCACCGACAAGACGGAAGAAATCGCCCGCTCATATAACTGCGTCATTGTACACGACGACCGTAAAAATTTATCGCAAATCCGAAACAGCGGCGCAGCGGCTGCCAGAGGAGAAATCATCGTGACGATCGACGCGGACAGCCGGATGACGGCTAACATGTTCTCTGAAATCGAGTGGCATTTGTCCGGGGGAAAATATATCGGCGGCGGCACCACCGGAAGATTCGAGCGGATGAGCCTTGGCATCGCCGTATCCGCACTGGTGCTCCTTGTGCCGATGGCGATTAAATACGGAGCGATCTCGGTAGGTATTTTCTGGTGCCGCAAGAGCGACTTCGACGCCATCGGCGGCTTTAATGAAGAGATGCTGATGTCCGAGGATGCCGATTTTGCCTGGCGGCTCAAGAAATGGGGGAAACGTTCCGGGAAAAAGTACGGCATGCTGACCAAAGCCTATATGATTACCTCCTGCCGAAAGTTCGATCAAGAAGGAGACTGGTATCTTGTCAAGCATCCAGGGCTGATTCTCGCCTACTTGAAGGGAACCGACCACCGGCATGCCGACAAAGCCTATTACGAGAATCAAGGAAGATAGTTTACATAGATAGAATTCCTATGCCGGCCTTCCGGCGCCAAGCCGCAGCATGAACAGCTCCAGCCCCAGCACCTTGTCAATCCTCCCTGTCTTCATCTGGTAATCCAAATCGGCCAGGCTGCTCAAAATCTCTCGCAGTTGTGCTCCGGCGAACTTGCGTGCCTGCTCTCCTGCCAGCTTGACGGCATAGGGATGAAGCCCGAGCTGG from Paenibacillus sophorae encodes:
- a CDS encoding TetR/AcrR family transcriptional regulator; amino-acid sequence: MTEKQRAYDSAQTKERILSHAQALFSQKGYKGVSISDICEATGLSKGSIYHHFKNKEDLFVHLAEAAFADSWKDWDSRSARFSSAVDKLYAYSELFADNADLSLTKAGEDFIATIGADSAVVQKFAAIITGYVQRFEEIIREGIERGEFKQQESGEMAFAVLSSYSGLANNTRFLDKENVRRMYRKMTDMLLDGIRK
- a CDS encoding glycosyltransferase; this translates as MMENQMFTGPDEAGEILFSVLIPAHNEEKYITKCLDSIAAASENSVGRVEVIVILNRCTDKTEEIARSYNCVIVHDDRKNLSQIRNSGAAAARGEIIVTIDADSRMTANMFSEIEWHLSGGKYIGGGTTGRFERMSLGIAVSALVLLVPMAIKYGAISVGIFWCRKSDFDAIGGFNEEMLMSEDADFAWRLKKWGKRSGKKYGMLTKAYMITSCRKFDQEGDWYLVKHPGLILAYLKGTDHRHADKAYYENQGR